The DNA segment GCCCCAACCCTGCAGTTCCTTGAGGCTGGTGCTGACGTTGGAGCGGGCGACATCGAGCGTGCCGGCGATGTCCTCGGCGTTCAGCGGGCGGGGCGACATGTAGAGCAGCGCATGAATCTGGGCGACGGTGCGGTTGATGCCCCAGCGCGTGCCCATCTCGCCCCAGTGGAGGATGAACTGCTGCTGGACCGTGCTGAGCGATTTCATGGTGTCAGGTATTTCTGTCGTGACAGAACATATCGAAATCCAGGGTTCGTGCAAGCAGTTTCTTCGGCGCGCGCGGGTGCCCGGGGGGTGGGTGGGGTTGGGGCTGGTTCGAAGATCGCCGGAACGAGACGCCGGATGAACTCGGGCCGGGGCCAAGTGGGAAGTAACCGGCGGGCGGATGGTGCGCGATGCAGGAATTGAACCTGCGACCCCTTCCGTGTCAAGGAAGTGCTCTACCCCTGAGCTAACCGCGCAATCGGGCCGGCTTCATCGGGTTGGAACCTCGCGGTGCCGCATGAAGCCGCGCCATCACGGGCGCGCACACTACGAGCCGCCTCCGGAGGCGGCAAGCTTTTTGGACCGATCGCACCGCCGCCGGGCGCGGTTGAAGCGACACGAGTTGAAGTCCGGTTTTTCCGGCGGGGCCGGACCGTTCGCAGCTTGCGAAACCCGCCGGCCTTCGGCATCGTCTTACCCGGAAGCTGATATCCTGCCCGGCCATGAAACCCGAATCCTCCGACGGCCACACGCTCGTGCTCCGCGACCTGTTCCAGACGCGCCGCCAGTTTCTCTCGCGCGCCGGGATGGGGTTTGGCGCGATGGGACTCGCCGCGATGCTGGGCGAGGAGGCGTCGGCGCAGGACGCGCTCTCGCCACTCGCGCCCAAAAAGCCGCACTTCAACGCCAAGGCGAAGCGCGTCGTGCACATCTTCGCGCAGGGCGCGCCGTCGCAAGTGGACACCTGGGATCCGAAGCCGGCGTTGACGCGCCACGACGGCAAGTCCATCCCCGGCCATAACGGGGTGGCGATGGGCTCGCCCTTCAAGTTTACGCGGCAGGGCCGGTCGGGAATCGAGGCGTGCGAGGTGTTTCCGCAGCTCGGCAAGCAGGTGGACCAGATGACCGTGGTGCGCTCGATGTTCACTGACATCCCGGCGCACGATGTGGCGACGGTCTTCATGAACACCGGCTCGCTCCGTCTCGCGAAGCCTTCGCTCGGCTCGTGGGTGCTCTATGGACTGGGCACGGAGAATCAGAGCATGCCGGGCTTCATTTCGCTCCGGCCCGGCGGCGCCCCCCCGGGCGGCTCGGCCAACTGGCAGTCGGCGTTCCTGCCGGGGGTCTTCCAGGGCAGCAGCGTCAACACGCGCATGCCAAGCGTGGAGCAGATGATCGAGAACATCCGCAATTACTACCTCCATCAGCCGGAGCAGCGGCGCCAGCTTGACCTCGTCCACCACCTCAACGCGATTCACAGCCAGAACCTGCAGAAGGACGCCCAGCTCGAGGCGCGCATCGAGACCTTCGAGATGGCCTACAAGATGCAGATGGCGGCGACGGACGCCTTCGACGTGAGCAAGGAGCCGCAGAACATCCGCGACCTCTACGGCGCGGGAACGCAAGGCACGCAGATGCTCATCGCGCGGCGGCTGCTCGAGCGCGGCGTGCGCTTCGTGCAGGTGTGGGCCAGCGGGTGGGACCACCACAACGATCTCGAGGACCGGCTGCGCAACCAGGCGCGAGAGATCGACCAGCCGGCCGCGGCGTTTCTCACCGACCTCAAGCAGCGCGGCCTGCTCGACAGCACACTCGTCGTGTGGGGCGGCGAGTTCGGGCGCAAACCCGTGCGCGACCGCAATGGCAACGACGACCCCGGTCGCGACCACAACAACCGCGGCTTCTGCGCGTGGCTCGCAGGCGGCGGAGTGAAAGGCGGCACGGTGTGGGGCGCGACCGATGAGTTCGGCGGCGCGGCCGTGAAGGACAAGGTCCACGTGCACGACCTCCATGCGACCCTGCTGCACCTGCTCGGCTTCGACCACGAGAAGCTCACGTATCGCTACAACGGCCGCGACTTCCGCCTCACGGACAATTTCGGCAAGGTGCAGAAAGGCATCATCGCGTGAGCGGCCCCGGCGGCATCCGGCGGACTCCACTGTCATGAAACGCGCCATCCTCCCCGTCGCCGCGCTGTCGCTCGTGCTCGCGGCCACCACGCTGGTTCCCGATCGGTTCGCGAACGCGGCCGACGCACCCAAGAAAAAGAAGAAGCCCGCGCCGCCCGCCGCCCCGCCGGCGGCACCCGCGCCCAAGCCCGCCGCGCCCGCCGCGCAGTCCGCACCGCCGCCGACCGCCGCACCGGCTCAACTCACCGCGTCGCAGGTGCAGTTCTTCGAGAACAACATCCGGCCGCTGCTCGCGGCGCATTGCTACAAGTGCCACAACGCCGCAGAGGGCAAGATCAAGGGCGGCCTCGCGCTCGATTCGCGCGATGGTTTGCTCAAGGGGGGCGACCACGGCGCGGCGATCGTCCCCGGCAATCCCGACAAGAGCCTCCTGATCAAAGCCGTGAAGTATGGCGACCCGGACCTGCAGATGCCGCCGAAGGGCGAGAAACTCTCCGACCGGCAGGTCGCCGACCTCGCGGCTTGGATCAAGATGGGCGCACCCGACCCGCGCGAGGCCACCGCGCCCGGCGGCAAATACGGCGGCAGCGGCAGCGACAAGCGCAGCCACTGGTCCTTCCAGGCCGTGCGCAAACCCGCCGTGCCCGCGGTGAACACCAAGGACTGGGTTACGAATCCCGTGGACAACTTCATCCTCGCCAAGCTCGAGGAGAAAAACCTCAGGCCCAACGCCCCCGCCGACCGGCGCGCGCTCATCCGCCGGCTCTACTTCGACCTCGTCGGCCTGCCGCCGTCGCCCGCGGAGGTGAACGCGTTCGTCGCGGACAAGTCTGCGAAGGCATTCGAGTCGCTCGTGGACAAACTGCTGGCATCGCCCCAATACGGCGAGCGCTGGGCGCGGCACTGGCTCGACGTGGCGCGCTACTCGGACACCGTCGGCGATCCCGCGCGCCGTCGCGAGACTCCGGCGTATCCGTTCGCGTGGACGTATCGGGACTACGTGATCAAGGCGCTCAACGACGACAAGCCTTACGACCAGTTCATCCTCGAGCAGATCGCCGCGGACAAGCTGCCCGCGCCGCGCAACGCCGACCGTTCGCCGCTCGCCGCGCTCGGGTTCCTCACGCTCGGGGACCACTTCGGCGGGAACAACAACGACGTCATCAACGACCGCATTGACGTGGTGACCAAGGGATTTCAGGCGCTCACCGTCTCGTGCGCCCGCTGCCACGACCACATGTTCGACCCGATCCCGACCAGGGACTACTATTCCCTGCACGGCGTCTTCGCCAGCAGCCAGGAGCCTGCCGACCGCCCGATCATCAAGCTGCCGGACGATCGCGCCGCGTTCCAGACCTACCAGAAGGAACTCGCGGAGATTGAGAAGTCCGCCGCCGCGCTCAAGGGCAAGGCCGCGGCCGGTGGCGCGGCGAACAAGAAGGCCATTCAACAGGAGAGCCTCCAGCTTCGGGCGAAGCGGGACGCGCTCGACATCAACCACCCCGGAGCGCCCGTTCGCGCGATGGCCATCGAGGACAAGCCGCGACCGGCGGACTCGCCGGTGTTCCTCCGCGGCGAGGCCGAGAACAAGGGCCCCGTCGCGCCGCGCCGATACCTCGAACTCGTCTCCGGCCCGAATCGCAAGCCGTTCGCGCAAGGCAGCGGCCGCCTCGAACTCGCCCAGGCCATCGCCAGCAAATCCAACCCGCTCACCGCGCGCGTGATGGTCAACCGCGTGTGGCTCCATCATTTCGGCGAGGGCATCGTCACCACGCCCGACGACTTCGGCACCATGAGTTCGCCACCGAGCCACCCGGAATTGCTCGACTGGCTCGCGAGTTACTTCATGGACAACGGCTGGTCGTTGAAGAAACTCCACAAAGTCATCCTCCTCTCCAGCACGTGGCAGCAGGGCGTGGAGAACAACCCGCGGTTCGCGCAAGTGGACCCGTTCAACCGGCTGCTCTGGCGCCAAAATGTCCGCCGACTCGAACTCGAGCCGCTGCGGGACTCAATCCTCTCCATGGCCGGCACCCTCGACACCACGATGGGCGGCAAACCCGTGAGCCTCGGCAATGCCGGCGGCGCGCAACGCAACGCGAAGATCGGCGGCAAGATGGCCGAGGCGCTCCGCCCGAGCGGTTATTCCACCCGCCGGACCATCTACGGCTACATCGACCGCGCGGGCGTGCCCGAGGTGTTCAACCACTTCGATGTCGCCACGCCGGAGATGCCCACGGGCAAGCGTTACCAGACGACCGTGCCGCAACAGGCGCTCTTCCTCATGAACAGCCCGCTCGTCATCGAACAGGCGCGCGCGATGGTCGAGCGCACCGCGTTCAAGTCGCTCACCGACCCGGAGGCGCGCGTGCGCTGGCTTTACGAGCTCATCTTCCAGCGCCCGCCCAACGACGTCGAAATCAAACTCGCCCTGAACTTCTTTGAGGACGCCCCCGCCGGCAGCGCCGTCTCAGCGCCGGCGGCGCCGCCCGTGCAAGTCGCGCAGGCGTTGCCCCAGGGCAAGAAAGGCGCCGCCCGCCCGCCCCAAGGCCGGCCTGCCGCGGCCGTCAAGCCGCTCAGCGTGTGGGCCGAATACGCGCATGCGTTGCTGCTCGCGAACGAGGCGTCGTTCGTGAACTGACCTCCGATCCGGCGACCGGCGCCCCAGCTTCGTTGGGGCGCGCCGCAGCCTTTGACACCGCGGCGCGGCCGTGGCTACTCTCACCACCACATTCCATGAAACTCTCCGCCCTCCTGCTCGCCCCGTGCCTCGCACTCGCCGTCGCTTCCGCCGCGGACCTGCGCCTCGGGATGATCGGCCTCGACACCTCCCACGTCACCGCCTTCACCGGCATCCTCAACGACCCGGCCAACAAGAACCACATCCCCGGCGCGAAAGTCGTCGCCGCCTTCAAGGGCGGCAGCCCCGACCTCCCCTCGAGCGCCGACCGCGTCGAGGGCTTCACCAAGACCCTCACCGAGAAATACGGCGTCAAGCTCTACGACTCCATCGAGGCCATGTGCCGCGACGTGGACGCCGTCCTCCTCGAGAGCGTGGACGGCCGCCCGCACCTCGCGCAGGCCCGCCCCGTGATCGCCGCGAAGAAGCCGCTGTTCATTGACAAACCCGTCGCCGGCTCGCTTCGCGACGCGATCGAGATCTTCCGGCTCGCGAAGGAGGCCAACGTGCCCGTCTTCAGCTCCTCCTCGCTCCGCTACTACCCGGGACTCGTCGAATTGAAGTCGAACACGGCGCTTGGCGAAATCCGCGGCGCCCTTTCCACCGGGCCCTGTTCGCTCGAAAAGTCGCACCCCGACCTCTTCTGGTATGGCGTCCACGCGGCCGAGGCCCTTTACACCGTCATGGGGACCGGCTGCGAAACCGTCACCCGCACCTCCACCCCCGGCACCGACATCGTCACCGGCGTCTGGAAGGGCGGCCGCGTCGGCATCTTCCGCGGCATCCGCGACGGCTCCGCGCCGTATCGCGTCACCGCCTACGGCAGCAAGACCGTGCTCGACCAGAAACCCGGCGGCGACTACTCGGGCCTGCTGCGCGAGATCGTGAAGTTCTTCCAGACCGGCGTCCCGCCCGTGCCCGCGGAGGAAACCCTCGAACTGTTCGCCTTCATGGAAGCCGCCGACGAAAGCAAGCGCCAGGGCGGCACGCCCGTGAAGCTCTCGGACGTGATGAAAAAGGCCGGCGCGAAGAAGTGAACGAAACCGGCCAGCCGCCTCACCCGGCTTGCCAACGTGAAGGGCGCCGCCATCATCGCGCAGTTGGATTACGGCATGGACGTGGTCAACCGCCGCACCAACCGCGTCGAGCAGCTCACCTCCGGCGGCCCCGTCACCGACACCTTCAAATAGGGTGCCATCGAACCCGTCGGCGCTGAACGGTTCACACGAGTGGACTGTTTGGCGCGGGCAGCCGTTCCCTCGTTTTCGCCTTCCCAATGCGCCCTCCGCGAGGGCAGTCTCCACGCATGAAATCCGTGCTGTCGTGGCTCGCCGTTGCCTTGTTGCTGGCCTCGTGCGCCGCGCCACAGCCGCCGCCGCGCGTCACCTTCACCGACCACGACGTTCAGTTCGACCGGCTGGCCGACGAGTTCATCTCCGGCTGGCTGGCGTGGCGTCCGCAGCTCGGCACGGCGCTCGGGCTCCACGCTTACGACGGGCGCGTGACAGATTTCAGCCGCGCGTCGCTCGACGCGGAACTCGCGCGGTTGAAGCGGTTCGAAGAGCGGCTTGTGGCCGCCGCCGCGCGCCCGCTCGGCCCGCGCGCCCGTCACGACCTGCGCCTCCTGCAAACGGCCGTGCGCGGGGAGCTGTTCCAGTTCGAGGACGCCGCCGCGTTCCGGCGCAACCCGATGACCTACGCGGGTGTGCTGGACGTGAACATCTACATCAAGCGCAACTTCGCGCCCATCGGCCAGCGCGTGCGCTCGATCACGTCCATCCTTGCGGGCGCGCCCGCGCTGTTCGCCGCCGCGCGGGCGAACCTCGACGCGGAGCTGCCCCGGCCGTTTGTCGAGACGGCCATCGAAATCGCGACCGCCGGCGCGGATTTCCTTGCGAAGGATCTTGTCGCCGCGCTCGAGGAGGTTCACGACGAGTCGCTCATGGCGGCCTTCGCCGCGGCGAACACGAACGCGGTCGCCGAGCTGCGCGGCTTTGCGTCGTGGCTCGAGAAGGAGCGGCTGCCGCGCGCCACGGCGGGCTTCGCGCTCGGCCGGGAGAAGTTCGCCCGGATGCTGCGCGTGTCGGAGTTGATCGAGCCCGCGCCCGACGAACTGCTGGCCGTGGCGATGCGCGAGTTGCAGCGCGAGCAGGCGGTGTTCGCCGCGACCGCGAAGCTCATTGCCCCGGACAAGCCCGCGATCGAGGTGTTCAAGGCGATCCAGAAAGATCACCCGACCGAGGCGGGGCTCATCCCGGACACGCGCCGCAACCTCGAGGCCATCCGGCGGTTTTGCGTGGATCGCGACGTGATCACCTTCCCGAGCGCGGTGCGCGCGCGCGTGGAGGAGACGCCGGCGTTCCTGCGGGCGACGAGCTTCGCCTCGATGGACACGCCGGGGCCGTTCGAGACGACGGCGACCGAAGCCTACTATTACGTGACGCCGACGGAGAAGGACTGGCCCGCGGCGCAGAAGGAGGAGTGGCTCACGGCGTTCAACTACTACACCACCGACGTGGTGAGCATCCACGAGGCGTATCCCGGGCATTACGCGCAATTCCTGCACCTCAACGCCTCGCAAGCCACGGCCGTGGAAAAGGTGTTCACCAGCTACGCATTCGTCGAGGGGTGGGCGCATTACACGGAGCAAATGCTGCTGGACGAGGGCTTCCCCGCCCCGCGCGGCCCCAAGCCGACCGTCGAGGACACGCTTCGCGCCGCGAAGTACCGGCTCGCGCAGTCCGACGAGGCGCTGCTGCGATTGTGCCGGTTCGTCTGCGCGATCCGAATGCACTGCGAGGGGATGTCCGTCGAGGACGCGACGAGATTCTTCCAGGCCAACTGCTACTACGAGGCGAAGCCCGCGCAATCCGAGGCCACGCGCGGCACCTACGACCCCGGCTATTGCCTCTACACGATCGGCAAGCTGCAGATTCTGAAACTCCGCGCCGACTGGCAGGCGCAGGAAGGCGCGAAGTATTCGCTCCGGCGCTTTCACGACACCATGCTCGGCTTCGGCGCGCCTCCGGTCCGGCTTCTGCGCGAGCGCATGCTCAAGGACCCGGCCAAGTGGGCCGAGGTTTTTTAGGCTGCTTCGTTTCCCCGCGCTTGTTGAAGTGAGCGTCGGCTCCTGGCCGCGCCTTCCGGGTGGTGCTGCGTGCCAATCCTGCGCGCTTCCCACTCCACTGTCACAGCCGGTGATTCCCTCCCCCACGCCAATTCCCGCGCAATCCCGGCCAATTCCAGCCCCGCGCCGCTGGCATCGCGGCTGCAACTTGATTCGCCATGCAACTGGACCGTTTCACCACCAAGGCGCAGGAAGCGCTGCAAGCCGCGCAGGGCGCCGCGCGCGATCACTCGCATCAGGAACTCGAGGGCGAGCACCTCTTGTCCGCGCTCCTCGCGCAACCGGAGAGCCTCGTGCCCGAGCTGCTCAAGAAGCTCGGCGCCGCCCTGCCGCGATTGCAGGCCGACCTCGACGCCGCGCTCGCACAGCGCCCGAAAGTCCACGGCACAACCCCCACGGACATCTTCGTCGGCCGCGCACTGGGCAAGTCGCTCGAAGCCGCCACCGCGGAGGCGGGCAGGCTGAAGGACGAATACGTTTCCACCGAACACCTGCTGCTCGGCTTGCTCTCGGAGGGTGGCGCGGCGCTGAAGACGCTGTTGGCTGCGCACAATCTCAAGCGCGACGCCGTGCTCAAGGCGCTCGCCGACTTGCGCGGCAACCAGCGCGTCACCGACCCGAACCCCGAGGACAAGTTCCAGGCGCTCGAGAAATACGGCAAGGACCTCACCGCGCTCGCCCGCGCGGGCAGGATTGATCCGGTCATCGGCCGCGACGACGAGATCCGCCGCGTGATGCAGGTGCTCACGCGCCGCACGAAGAACAACCCCGTGCTCATCGGCGAGCCCGGCGTGGGAAAGACGGCGATCGTCGAGGGCCTCGCACGCCGCATCGTGAGCGGCGACGTGCCGGAGTCGCTCAAGAACAAGCGGCTCGTCGCGATGGACCTCGGCGCGATGATCGCCGGCGCGAAGTATCGCGGCGAGTTCGAGGACCGGCTCAAGGCGTTCCTCAAGGAAGTCACCGCGAGCGAGGGACGCATCATCCTCTTCATAGACGAGCTGCACACGATCGTCGGCGCGGGCAAGGCCGACGGCGCGATGGACGCGGGCAACATGCTCAAGCCGCCGCTGGCGCGCGGCGAACTGCGCTGCATCGGCGCGACCACGCTCGACGAGTATCGGAAGCACCTCGAGAAGGATCCCGCGCTCGAGCGGCGGTTCCAGCCGGTGCTCGTCGCCGAGCCGGGCGTCGAGAACACCATCGGCATCCTGCGCGGCCTCAAGGAGCGTTACGAAGTCCACCACGGCGTGCGCATCCAGGACGCCGCGCTCGTCGCGGCCGCGACCCTCTCGCACCGCTACATCGCCGACCGCTTTCTGCCCGACAAGGCGGTGGACTTGATGGACGAATCGGCCTCGCGCCTGAAGATGGAACTCGATTCCAAGCCCACAGACATCGACCGGCTCGACCGCCAGATCTTGCAGCTCGAAATCGAGCGCACGTCGCTCGCGAAGGAGAAGGACGACGCGAGCCGTTCGCGGCTCATGAAACTCGACGCCGAGCTTGCGAACTTGAAGGTGCAATCCGCCGCGCTCACCGCGCAATGGCAGGACGAGAAGGCCGCGATCAACGCCGTGCGCCTTGTGAGCGCGCAACTCGAACAGGCGAGGACCGGGCTCGAACAGGCGCAGCGCCGCGGCGACTTGCAGAAGGCGGCCGAGATCCAATACGGCAGGCTGCCGGAGTTGGAGCGCAAGCTCGCGACGATCGTGAAGAAGACATCGGAGCCCGGAGCCCGCAGCACGCTGCTCCGGCAGGAAGTCACCGACGAGGACATCGCGAAAGTCGTCTCCGCGTGGACCGGCATCCCCGTCACCAAGATGCTCGAAGGCGAGCGGACGAAACTCGTGAAGATGGAGGAGCGCCTCGCCGCGCGCGTCGTTGGTCAGCGCGAGGCGGTGAAGGCCGTGAGCAACGCCGTCCGCCGCGCCCGCAGCGGCCTGCAAGACCCGCATCGTCCCGTCGGCTCGTTCATCTTCCTCGGCCCGACCGGCGTGGGCAAAACCGAGCTCGCCCGCGCGCTCGCCGAGTTCCTCTTCGACGACGAGCAGGCGATGGTGCGGATTGACATGTCGGAATACATGGAGAAGCACACCGTGGCGCGGCTCATCGGCGCGCCGCCGGGCTACGTGGGCTACGAGGAAGGCGGCCAGCTCAGCGAAGCCGTGCGGCGCCGGCCCTACTCGGTCGTGCTCTTCGACGAGATCGAAAAGGCGCACCACGACGTCTTCAACGTGCTGCTGCAAGTGCTCGACGACGGCCGGCTCACGGACGGCCAGGGCCGCACGGTGGATTTCAAGAACACGGTCATCATCATGACCAGCAACATCGGTTCGCCGGTCATCCAGGAATGCCTCGGCGAGAAACGGCAACTCGTCGGCGCGCGCGCCGAGATGGAGCGCCGCGTGAAGGACGAGTTAAAGCGGCATTTCCGTCCGGAGTTTCTCAACCGCGTGGACGACACGATCATCTTCCACAGCCTCGACGAGGTCGAGCTGGCGGCCATCGTGGACATCCAGCTCGCGCGGCTCGACGAGCGCCTCGCACAGCAGCACCTCACGCTCGACGTGGACAAGGCGGCGCGGAAGTTCCTCGCGCGGGAAGGCTATGACCCGCAGTTCGGCGCGCGCCCGCTCAAACGCGCGATCCAGGAACGGCTGCTCGACCCGCTTGCGATGAAACTGCTCGAAGGCGGGTTCAAGCCGGGTGAGAGGATCAAAGCGAGCGCGGACGGCAACCGGCTGACATTCATCGCAGACTGATCTCGATACGCCTGGTGTCAGGGGGAAGCCACGACCGGCGGAGGCTCAGACTTTTCCAGCGGCGTCACCGGGTCGATTAGCAGCCAGAAAAACGCGCCGAGGAAGTAGATAGCCGACGAGATGGCGAAGACCAGTTCCCAGTTCTTTATCGTGCCCGCGGCGGTTGTCACCGTCGTCGCCGCCAGCACGAGGCCGACGACCCACGGGCCGACCATGCCGCCGAAGTTGCCCATCATGTTCATGCTGCCTGAGACGGTGCCGGCATATTTGCCGCCGATGTCCATGCACGACGCCCAACTGCCCGGCATCGTCAGATCGTTGCAGAAGCTCGCCATGCCCATCGCGAGCATCGCGAGCAACGGATCCTGGATGTAGAACGAGGTCATCAGCAGCGCCGAGGCGCCCGCGAAGCCGACGAACCCGAAGGTCCGCCGCACCGGCACCACGCGGAAGCCCCGCGCGATGAGTCTGCTCTGGATGAGGCCCGCGAACAGCGAGCCGAAGCCGCCGAAGAACAGCGGCACGCCCGCCAGCACCGCCTTGAGGATCGGCTGGATGAGATCGGGCCGCACCGTGCCCTCCATCTGCGTGGCGAGCCACCGCAGGAAATCGTTCGAAAGGATCGGCCGGCCGCTGGTGTTGAGGTAGTCGGGCAGCCACGTGACGAAGAAATACCAGCCGTAGCTCAGGCAGAAATACTGGCCCCACAGCAGCCACATGCTCGGGCGCGCGATGAGCTTGAGCCACGGCACATCGCCGTGACCGGACACGTTGCCTTCGTTTTCCTTGAGCAGCTCAAGTTCGGCGGCATTGACCTTGGGATGATCACGCGGGTAGTCCCTAAACCAGCGCCAAAACACGATCGCCCACACCACGCCCAGCAGGGCGAAAAACTGGAACGCCGTCCGCCAGGTCACGAACGCCATCACGCACACCACGAGCAGCGGCGTGAATGCCCCGCCCCACCGCGCGCCCATCCACATCATGGCCTGCGCGCGCGTGCGTTCATCGCGCGGCAGCCACGCGCTGAACGCCTTCGTAAGGTTTGGGAAGCAGCCTGCCTCACCCGCCCCGAACAGGAAGCGCGCGATCCACATCGACATGAAATTCCACGCCCAGCCCGTCACCGCCGTGAAAAACGACCACCACAGCACCACGCGGATGAGGACCTTCTTCGCGCCCAGCTTGTCGCCGAGCCAGCCGGTCGGGATTTCGAACAACGCATACGACAGCCCGAACGCCGCGAAGATCGCGCCCATCTGCGCGTCGGTAAAATGCAGGTCGCGCACGATGCCATCCTTGGACTGCGAGATCGCCACGCGATCGATGTATTGAATGACGGCGAGGACGATCGCGAAAACGACGACCCAATAACGGGTGCGCGTTGGGCTGACGCCGGAACTGGCGGCGGGAATCACGGCGCGACGATAATGGCTTGTCGTGTCGAGGCGAGACAATTTCCCCCGAAACTTCAAGGAGCCTGACCGCGCAGGCGTCGCGGTGCACTTGGCCATTGGCAACCGTCGCCGCACGCCGTTCAATCCGCGCATGACGCTTCACGAGCTGTTCGCCGCGCCGCCGGACATCTGCCGCCTCCGCTCGAAGGCGCCCGGTCCCGCGGGCAAATTGCCGCTCGACGCGGACATGCTGCTCAACCGCCCGAGCGGCGACCTCTTCGGTCTCACGCAAAACGTCGGCATGGGCTGGAACCCCGACGCATTGCGCGGGAAACAATATCTCATCATCAGCACGCAGGGCGGACTGCGCGCGCCGGACGGACGGCCCGTCGCGCTCGGCTATCACACGGGCCACTGGGAGATTGGTTTGCTCGTCGCCGCGGCAGCGGAGGAGTTGCGGCGACTGCAAGGCGTTCCCTTCGCCGCGTATTGCTCGGACCCGTGCGACGGCCGGACGCAGGGCACGGTCGGAATGTTCGACTCGCTG comes from the Verrucomicrobiota bacterium genome and includes:
- a CDS encoding MarR family transcriptional regulator, giving the protein MKSLSTVQQQFILHWGEMGTRWGINRTVAQIHALLYMSPRPLNAEDIAGTLDVARSNVSTSLKELQGWGIVRLVHVMGDKRDHFESMKDVWEMFRVVLDERKKREIDPTLTVLRECILEAEKDKETDE
- a CDS encoding DUF1501 domain-containing protein, whose product is MKPESSDGHTLVLRDLFQTRRQFLSRAGMGFGAMGLAAMLGEEASAQDALSPLAPKKPHFNAKAKRVVHIFAQGAPSQVDTWDPKPALTRHDGKSIPGHNGVAMGSPFKFTRQGRSGIEACEVFPQLGKQVDQMTVVRSMFTDIPAHDVATVFMNTGSLRLAKPSLGSWVLYGLGTENQSMPGFISLRPGGAPPGGSANWQSAFLPGVFQGSSVNTRMPSVEQMIENIRNYYLHQPEQRRQLDLVHHLNAIHSQNLQKDAQLEARIETFEMAYKMQMAATDAFDVSKEPQNIRDLYGAGTQGTQMLIARRLLERGVRFVQVWASGWDHHNDLEDRLRNQAREIDQPAAAFLTDLKQRGLLDSTLVVWGGEFGRKPVRDRNGNDDPGRDHNNRGFCAWLAGGGVKGGTVWGATDEFGGAAVKDKVHVHDLHATLLHLLGFDHEKLTYRYNGRDFRLTDNFGKVQKGIIA
- a CDS encoding DUF1553 domain-containing protein — encoded protein: MKRAILPVAALSLVLAATTLVPDRFANAADAPKKKKKPAPPAAPPAAPAPKPAAPAAQSAPPPTAAPAQLTASQVQFFENNIRPLLAAHCYKCHNAAEGKIKGGLALDSRDGLLKGGDHGAAIVPGNPDKSLLIKAVKYGDPDLQMPPKGEKLSDRQVADLAAWIKMGAPDPREATAPGGKYGGSGSDKRSHWSFQAVRKPAVPAVNTKDWVTNPVDNFILAKLEEKNLRPNAPADRRALIRRLYFDLVGLPPSPAEVNAFVADKSAKAFESLVDKLLASPQYGERWARHWLDVARYSDTVGDPARRRETPAYPFAWTYRDYVIKALNDDKPYDQFILEQIAADKLPAPRNADRSPLAALGFLTLGDHFGGNNNDVINDRIDVVTKGFQALTVSCARCHDHMFDPIPTRDYYSLHGVFASSQEPADRPIIKLPDDRAAFQTYQKELAEIEKSAAALKGKAAAGGAANKKAIQQESLQLRAKRDALDINHPGAPVRAMAIEDKPRPADSPVFLRGEAENKGPVAPRRYLELVSGPNRKPFAQGSGRLELAQAIASKSNPLTARVMVNRVWLHHFGEGIVTTPDDFGTMSSPPSHPELLDWLASYFMDNGWSLKKLHKVILLSSTWQQGVENNPRFAQVDPFNRLLWRQNVRRLELEPLRDSILSMAGTLDTTMGGKPVSLGNAGGAQRNAKIGGKMAEALRPSGYSTRRTIYGYIDRAGVPEVFNHFDVATPEMPTGKRYQTTVPQQALFLMNSPLVIEQARAMVERTAFKSLTDPEARVRWLYELIFQRPPNDVEIKLALNFFEDAPAGSAVSAPAAPPVQVAQALPQGKKGAARPPQGRPAAAVKPLSVWAEYAHALLLANEASFVN
- a CDS encoding Gfo/Idh/MocA family oxidoreductase — encoded protein: MIGLDTSHVTAFTGILNDPANKNHIPGAKVVAAFKGGSPDLPSSADRVEGFTKTLTEKYGVKLYDSIEAMCRDVDAVLLESVDGRPHLAQARPVIAAKKPLFIDKPVAGSLRDAIEIFRLAKEANVPVFSSSSLRYYPGLVELKSNTALGEIRGALSTGPCSLEKSHPDLFWYGVHAAEALYTVMGTGCETVTRTSTPGTDIVTGVWKGGRVGIFRGIRDGSAPYRVTAYGSKTVLDQKPGGDYSGLLREIVKFFQTGVPPVPAEETLELFAFMEAADESKRQGGTPVKLSDVMKKAGAKK
- a CDS encoding DUF885 domain-containing protein, whose protein sequence is MRPPRGQSPRMKSVLSWLAVALLLASCAAPQPPPRVTFTDHDVQFDRLADEFISGWLAWRPQLGTALGLHAYDGRVTDFSRASLDAELARLKRFEERLVAAAARPLGPRARHDLRLLQTAVRGELFQFEDAAAFRRNPMTYAGVLDVNIYIKRNFAPIGQRVRSITSILAGAPALFAAARANLDAELPRPFVETAIEIATAGADFLAKDLVAALEEVHDESLMAAFAAANTNAVAELRGFASWLEKERLPRATAGFALGREKFARMLRVSELIEPAPDELLAVAMRELQREQAVFAATAKLIAPDKPAIEVFKAIQKDHPTEAGLIPDTRRNLEAIRRFCVDRDVITFPSAVRARVEETPAFLRATSFASMDTPGPFETTATEAYYYVTPTEKDWPAAQKEEWLTAFNYYTTDVVSIHEAYPGHYAQFLHLNASQATAVEKVFTSYAFVEGWAHYTEQMLLDEGFPAPRGPKPTVEDTLRAAKYRLAQSDEALLRLCRFVCAIRMHCEGMSVEDATRFFQANCYYEAKPAQSEATRGTYDPGYCLYTIGKLQILKLRADWQAQEGAKYSLRRFHDTMLGFGAPPVRLLRERMLKDPAKWAEVF